Proteins from one Candidatus Nanoarchaeia archaeon genomic window:
- a CDS encoding nucleotidyltransferase domain-containing protein gives MLQKSSIEKTAELFFLHPSKPHYLMDISRKTNIAHTSIKNNLDLLVKPGLILKSTEKKGKRAFPIYRANTGSKPFKTQKMLYNLSSLLESNLIELLEEKLMPKSIVLFGSYQRGEDTESSDIDLFVECKEKELNLNDFEKKLKRRIQLHFKERFSAYPEELKNNIINGFVLSGFLEGYT, from the coding sequence ATGTTACAAAAAAGTAGTATAGAAAAGACGGCGGAGCTGTTCTTCCTGCACCCCTCAAAGCCCCACTACCTCATGGATATCAGCAGAAAAACAAACATAGCCCACACTTCAATCAAAAACAACCTCGACCTGCTTGTAAAACCGGGGCTAATCCTCAAATCCACGGAAAAGAAAGGCAAAAGGGCATTTCCCATCTACAGGGCAAATACAGGCAGCAAACCCTTCAAAACCCAAAAAATGCTCTATAACCTGTCATCCCTCTTGGAATCAAATCTTATCGAACTCCTTGAAGAAAAGCTTATGCCCAAATCTATAGTCTTATTTGGGAGCTATCAAAGGGGCGAAGACACAGAAAGCAGCGATATAGACCTCTTTGTTGAATGCAAGGAAAAAGAGCTAAACCTTAATGATTTTGAAAAGAAGCTGAAAAGAAGGATACAGCTCCATTTCAAGGAGCGTTTTAGCGCATACCCCGAAGAATTAAAGAATAATATTATTAACGGATTTGTATTAAGTGGTTTTTTAGAGGGATATACCTGA